Genomic DNA from bacterium:
CCACCAGCCTTTGCGCGGTTTGCAAGCAAGGAATCCCTGCAGAAATCTGGGAAGTAGACGGAAAGATCTTGATGAAGAAACGTTGTTCCGAACACGGATCCCGGGATGTCTTGCTGGCTTCGCAAGCGGCCTGGTACCACAACACTATGTCTTATCCGGCGGTTCTAAAACCGCCTGTGATAGTGCGAAAGAACGTGCAGGCCGGCTGTCCGTTTGATTGCGGCGCGTGCACCAGTCATCAACAAAAAGTCTACCTGCCAGTGATTCCGATCACCAGCGCATGCAATCTCGACTGCCCGATCTGCTACACCATTAATAAGAATGAAGGCGCCTTTCATATGTCGCTGGATGAGTTTGCCCGAATTCTCGATGTGATTCGCGAGAATGACCCCGACATGAAAATTATCAACCTCACTGGAGGAGAGCCCACGATGCATCCGAAGCTAACGAGCATCATCCGGCTCTGTCATGATGCTGGAATTCACCGGGTAACGATCAGCACCCACGGTTTGCCCTTTGTGAAAAACGAAGTTTTATTGGAAGAGCTGGCGGAGCTGCGAGCGCGAATCGTGCTTTCCTTCGATTCATTTGACGAAGAAATCAACAAGAAAATGATCGGAGCGCGCATTCACAGTGCGAAGATGAAAGTGCTGGATCAATTGGAAAAATATAACGTGGATACGACCCTGATTCCTGTGATTGCGCTCGGATACAACGATCACGAGATCGGGAAGCTCGTCGATCTGGCTTTGCATCGCGATTCGATCAGAAGCCTCGAAATCCACACGATGACTTTCACGGGACAGGGAGGCGTGCAGTTCGATGGAGCTTCAAGGATGACCACGTGTGAAGTGTTGGAAGAAATGGAACGCAGCACCGAAGGCAAAATCCGCATGGATGATTTTGTTCCTTCACCTTGCGCTCACCCGCTCTGCTATCAGACCTGTTACCTGTTGCAAATGGAAGGCGGCCGGTATTTGCCTTTCACACGCTTCATGTCGCGCGATCAAATCCGTGAATTACTCACGGACAATCTCTACATGGAACCGGGAGAGAAAATGGAATCGGTGCTGCAGGATGTGATCAACGATTTGTGGTCCTCCGATTCAGATTCCTCGGAACAGGTTCTGCCCGTGCTCAAGGATCTCATTCAAAGACTCTTCCCGCGCGACAGA
This window encodes:
- a CDS encoding radical SAM protein, whose translation is MEPFRQKLHDTTSLCAVCKQGIPAEIWEVDGKILMKKRCSEHGSRDVLLASQAAWYHNTMSYPAVLKPPVIVRKNVQAGCPFDCGACTSHQQKVYLPVIPITSACNLDCPICYTINKNEGAFHMSLDEFARILDVIRENDPDMKIINLTGGEPTMHPKLTSIIRLCHDAGIHRVTISTHGLPFVKNEVLLEELAELRARIVLSFDSFDEEINKKMIGARIHSAKMKVLDQLEKYNVDTTLIPVIALGYNDHEIGKLVDLALHRDSIRSLEIHTMTFTGQGGVQFDGASRMTTCEVLEEMERSTEGKIRMDDFVPSPCAHPLCYQTCYLLQMEGGRYLPFTRFMSRDQIRELLTDNLYMEPGEKMESVLQDVINDLWSSDSDSSEQVLPVLKDLIQRLFPRDRISYEAQQRISERSAKTIYIHSHMDEENFDMDRVRQCCVGVPAADGTNTPTCSYNVLYRERDPRFSHGKLIPVTALTGGKKW